The DNA region CTGCAGAACCCCTATCCCGCCTACGACGTCCTGCGCACCGAGGCGCCGGTCGGCCGCCACGTGGTGAAGACGCTCGCCTCCGAGGTCAACGCCTGGGTGGTGACCCGGCACGAGGACGTCCGGGCGCTGCTGGCCGACCCGTCGCTCTCCAAGGACGCGCTCGGCCTGCCGCGGATCGTCGAGCGCCACGCCCTGCACCCCGACGGCTCGGCCGGCAGCAACCCGCGCAGCATGCTGTTCAGCGACCCGCCCGACCACACCCGGCTGCGCCGCATCGTCTCCAAGGCGTTCACCATGCGCCGCGTCGAGCGGATGCGGCCGTGGATCGAACAGCTCGCCGACGACCTGGTCGACGAGATCGTGCCCGGCGCCGAGTTCGACCTGATGGAGCAGATCGCGCTGGCGTTCCCGATCTACGTGATCGGCGCCCTGCTCGGCGTCCCGGCGGCCGACTTCGCGGACCTGCGGCGCTGGAACGGCGTGCTCACCAGCGTCGAGGCCGGCGCCGCCGAGAAGCGGGAGGCGATCGGGCTGTCCTACGCCCACCTGGAGTCGGTGGTGGCCGCCAAGCGCCGCGCCCCCGCCGACGACCTGGTGAGCGCGCTCATCGAGGCCGAGGAGGACGGTGACCGGCTGGACGGCGGCGAACTGATCTCCAGCCTCTTCCTGCTGATGAACGCCGGCTACGAGACGACCGCCAACCTGATCGGCAGCGGGGTGCTCGCCCTGATCCAGCACCCCGACCAGCAGCGCCGACTGCGCGAGGACCCGGCCCTGCTCTCCGGCGCGGTCGAGGAACTCCTGCGCTACGAGAGCCCGTTGAACCTCGCCACCATCCGGTACACCACCCGGCCGGTCCAGGTCGGCGAGGTGGTCATCCCGGCGGACGAGATCGTCTTCGTCTCGCTCTGCGCCGCCAACCGGGACCCGGCCGTCTTCGACCGGCCGCACGCGCTGGACGTCGGCCGGAAGAAGAACCAGCACCTCTCCTTCGGTCACGGCATCCACCACTGCATCGGGGCGCCGCTGGCCCGCCTCGAAGGGGAGGTCCTGTTCGGCCGGCTGCTCGGCCGCTTCCGGCACTGGGAGCTGGCCGTCCCGGCCGAGCACCTGGTGTGGCGGCACAGCCTCCAGTTCCGCGGACTGGCGAGCCTGCCGGTCCGGATGTCCTGAACCACATCGGCCCCGATGTGGCAACTCCGTACGATCCCAAGGGAGATGAATCACTCATGACCGACAGCACGGGAACCGCCGCAGCGGTGGGCGAGGGCGTGGTCGCGGCCTTCTTCGACGCCTGCGCCCGGGACGCCTTCGACGAGGCGGTCGCCTGCTTCGCCGAGGACGGCGTCTGGATCATGGCCGAGGGGCCCGAGCCCGGCACCACCTACCGGCGGGACCGGATCCGGGACTTCCTGGTCGACCTGGTCAAGAAGCGCGAGGAACTCGCCGACCAGGGGATCGGCCTGGTCTTCGAGCCCGCCGTGGTGGTCGGCGACCGCCAGATCATCGAGTTCACGCTGCGCAACGGCGCCGGCGAGGTGATCGACCGTGGCGTGGACCTCTTCACGCTGAAGGACGGCCTGATCCTCGTCAAGGACGTCTTCCGCAAGGCCTGACCCCGACACCCGCGGCCCCGAGACCCGCGCCCCCGACATCCGCGCCCCCGACATCCGCGTACAGACAAGGAGTTCGTCCGTGTTCGAGAACCTCAGTGAGCACCTGACCACCTTCGCCAACGACATCGACTTCGAGGAGCCGAAGCCCGGCCAGAGCGGCACCT from Kitasatospora cathayae includes:
- a CDS encoding cytochrome P450 family protein — translated: MTSGPTPADSPAATAPETVFGPTFLQNPYPAYDVLRTEAPVGRHVVKTLASEVNAWVVTRHEDVRALLADPSLSKDALGLPRIVERHALHPDGSAGSNPRSMLFSDPPDHTRLRRIVSKAFTMRRVERMRPWIEQLADDLVDEIVPGAEFDLMEQIALAFPIYVIGALLGVPAADFADLRRWNGVLTSVEAGAAEKREAIGLSYAHLESVVAAKRRAPADDLVSALIEAEEDGDRLDGGELISSLFLLMNAGYETTANLIGSGVLALIQHPDQQRRLREDPALLSGAVEELLRYESPLNLATIRYTTRPVQVGEVVIPADEIVFVSLCAANRDPAVFDRPHALDVGRKKNQHLSFGHGIHHCIGAPLARLEGEVLFGRLLGRFRHWELAVPAEHLVWRHSLQFRGLASLPVRMS
- a CDS encoding nuclear transport factor 2 family protein, translated to MTDSTGTAAAVGEGVVAAFFDACARDAFDEAVACFAEDGVWIMAEGPEPGTTYRRDRIRDFLVDLVKKREELADQGIGLVFEPAVVVGDRQIIEFTLRNGAGEVIDRGVDLFTLKDGLILVKDVFRKA